From one Gracilinanus agilis isolate LMUSP501 chromosome 5, AgileGrace, whole genome shotgun sequence genomic stretch:
- the MGAT3 gene encoding beta-1,4-mannosyl-glycoprotein 4-beta-N-acetylglucosaminyltransferase yields the protein MKMRRHKLFLTLCMAGLCLISFLHFLKALSYVTFPRELASLSPNLVANFLWNNAPITPQASPEPGGAVGPELLRTPLYSHSPLLQPLPPMGATEELHRLEFVLPEDRAEYFVRTKAGGVCFKPGTKMLEKPTAGQTEETLETVDGPNSGGTARRPLTIGNWLANGKSKGMKRRKWVECVCLPGWHGPSCGVPTVVQYSNLPTKERLVPRETPRRIINAINVNHEFDLLDVRFHELGDVVDAFVVCESNFTAYGEPRPLKFREMLRNGSFEYIRHKVLYVFLDHFPPGGRQDGWIADDYLRTFLTQDGISRLRNLRPDDVFIIDDADEIPARDGVLFLKLYDGWTEPFAFHMRKSLYGFFWKQPGTLEVVSGCTIDMLLTVYGTDGILLRRRQYYTMPGFRQYENRTGHILVQWSLGSPLHFAGWHCSWCFTPEGIYFKMVSAQNGDFPRWGDYEDKRDLNYIRELIRTGGWFDGTRQVYPPADPSEHMYAPKYLLRNYPRFHYLLENPYRQAEGTVGAKDGVKGIEGGGLGPEGAVARAAQAGEI from the coding sequence ATGAAGATGAGACGTCATAAACTCTTTTTGACTCTCTGTATGGCTGGCCTGTGCCTCATCTCCTTCCTGCACTTCCTTAAGGCCCTGTCCTATGTCACCTTTCCCCGGGAACTGGCCTCCCTAAGTCCCAATCTGGTAGCCAATTTCTTGTGGAACAATGCCCCAATTACACCTCAAGCCAGCCCAGAACCTGGGGGAGCAGTGGGCCCTGAGCTGCTACGAACTCCACTCTATTCTCATTCTCCCTTGCTGCAGCCCCTGCCCCCGATGGGGGCCACTGAGGAACTCCATCGGCTGGAATTTGTGCTGCCTGAGGACAGGGCAGAGTATTTTGTCCGCACCAAAGCTGGCGGGGTCTGCTTCAAGCCAGGTACCAAGATGTTGGAGAAACCCACAGCAGGACAGACAGAGGAAACACTTGAGACTGTAGATGGCCCTAACTCTGGGGGAACAGCCCGCCGCCCACTAACAATTGGAAACTGGCTGGCCAATGGGAAGTCTAAGGGGATGAAACGTCGGAAGTGGGTGGAATGTGTGTGTCTGCCTGGCTGGCATGGGCCAAGCTGTGGGGTGCCCACTGTGGTTCAGTACTCAAACCTGCCCACCAAGGAGCGCCTAGTGCCCCGGGAGACCCCACGGCGGATCATCAATGCCATCAATGTCAACCATGAGTTTGACCTGCTGGATGTGCGGTTCCATGAGTTGGGTGATGTAGTCGATGCCTTTGTGGTTTGCGAATCCAACTTCACTGCCTATGGAGAACCTCGGCCTCTCAAATTCCGTGAGATGCTTCGGAATGGCAGCTTTGAGTACATCCGCCACAAGGTCCTCTATGTGTTTTTGGACCATTTTCCGCCAGGGGGTCGTCAAGATGGATGGATTGCTGACGACTATCTGCGGACCTTCCTGACCCAGGATGGCATATCCCGCTTGCGCAACCTTCGGCCAGATGATGTCTTCATCATTGATGATGCGGATGAGATCCCTGCCCGGGATGGAGTCCTCTTCCTCAAGCTCTATGATGGCTGGACAGAGCCCTTTGCTTTCCATATGCGCAAATCACTCTATGGTTTCTTTTGGAAACAACCTGGCACCCTCGAAGTAGTGTCAGGCTGCACAATAGACATGCTGTTGACCGTCTATGGCACAGACGGGATCCTTCTGAGGCGACGGCAATACTACACCATGCCTGGCTTCCGTCAGTATGAGAACCGCACAGGCCACATCCTGGTTCAGTGGTCCTTGGGCAGCCCACTCCACTTTGCAGGCTGGCATTGTTCCTGGTGTTTTACCCCAGAGGGCATCTACTTCAAGATGGTATCAGCCCAGAATGGTGACTTCCCCCGTTGGGGTGACTATGAAGACAAGCGGGACCTGAATTACATAAGGGAACTGATCCGTACAGGTGGCTGGTTTGATGGTACTCGGCAGGTATACCCTCCTGCCGACCCCAGCGAACATATGTATGCCCCCAAATATCTACTGAGAAATTACCCACGATTCCACTACTTGCTGGAAAATCCTTACCGTCAAGCTGAGGGGACAGTGGGTGCTAAGGATGGTGTGAAGGGGATCGAGGGGGGTGGGCTTGGCCCTGAGGGTGCCGTGGCTAGGGCAGCACAGGCAGGGGAAATCTGA